One genomic window of Micrococcus flavus includes the following:
- the ygfZ gene encoding CAF17-like 4Fe-4S cluster assembly/insertion protein YgfZ has translation MSGARRSPLLDGPAAAEGGPAHGAVEAEGHDAGVAAHYGRPLPEQRSLARGRALVDLSTRAVLSVSGPDRLTWLHTLGSQHLEGRPPGSSTETLFLDANGRIEAAVHLLEDGAATWLIADAAHAATLASWLRSMVFSHRVTLRDHSGAVAVVGATAPVPGWEDRTVWVDPWPHVDAGGWAYTADPDPAAHPGADWSWREYLVTHADLVATVGRLGTGELAGWGLAGALAAEALRIAAGRPRPAVDGDERTIPHELDLIRTAVHLEKGCYRGQETVARVHNLGRPPRRLTQLLLDGSSHALPAQGASVIVRPEPDTDDARAAARPVGTVTSAAQHHEAGAVALAMLKRAVPADAVLLVREDAAQDGEPAWIAATQDLLVSPDAGQVVGRPRGVGRRG, from the coding sequence GTGAGCGGCGCACGGCGCAGCCCGCTGCTGGACGGCCCGGCCGCCGCGGAGGGGGGACCCGCCCACGGCGCCGTCGAGGCGGAGGGACATGACGCGGGCGTGGCCGCGCACTACGGCCGACCGCTCCCGGAGCAGCGGTCCCTCGCCCGCGGCCGCGCCCTCGTGGACCTGTCCACCCGGGCGGTCCTCTCGGTGTCCGGCCCGGACCGGCTGACCTGGCTGCACACCCTCGGCAGCCAGCACCTCGAGGGGCGCCCGCCCGGCTCCAGCACCGAGACCCTCTTCCTGGACGCGAACGGTCGCATCGAGGCCGCGGTGCACCTGCTCGAGGACGGCGCCGCCACGTGGCTGATCGCCGACGCCGCCCACGCCGCCACGCTGGCGTCGTGGCTGCGGTCGATGGTCTTCTCCCACCGGGTGACGCTGCGGGACCACTCCGGCGCGGTCGCCGTCGTCGGCGCCACGGCCCCCGTGCCGGGCTGGGAGGACCGCACCGTCTGGGTGGACCCCTGGCCGCACGTCGACGCCGGCGGCTGGGCGTACACGGCGGATCCCGACCCCGCCGCCCACCCCGGCGCCGACTGGTCCTGGCGGGAGTACCTGGTCACGCACGCCGACCTGGTGGCGACCGTCGGCCGCCTCGGCACGGGGGAGCTGGCCGGGTGGGGCCTCGCCGGCGCTCTGGCCGCCGAGGCGCTGCGGATCGCGGCGGGCCGTCCCCGCCCGGCCGTCGACGGCGACGAGCGCACCATCCCCCACGAGCTGGACCTGATCCGCACCGCGGTGCACCTCGAGAAGGGGTGCTACCGCGGCCAGGAGACCGTGGCACGGGTCCACAACCTGGGACGGCCGCCTCGTCGCCTGACGCAGCTGCTGCTGGACGGCTCCTCCCACGCGCTCCCGGCCCAGGGTGCGTCCGTGATCGTCCGTCCCGAGCCGGACACGGACGACGCGCGGGCCGCCGCACGGCCCGTCGGCACGGTCACCAGCGCCGCGCAGCACCACGAGGCCGGCGCCGTCGCCCTGGCGATGCTCAAGCGCGCGGTCCCGGCCGACGCCGTGCTGCTGGTGCGTGAGGACGCCGCCCAGGACGGCGAGCCGGCGTGGATCGCCGCGACCCAGGATCTGCTCGTCTCCCCGGACGCGGGCCAGGTCGTCGGCCGGCCGCGGGGGGTCGGCCGCCGCGGCTGA
- a CDS encoding 6-phosphofructokinase translates to MRVGLLTSGGDCPGLNAVIRAAVLHGIKTHDMEMVGIRDGWAGLIDKNVEELPRTRVRGLAKQGGTIIGTSRTHPYDADGGGSENMLRNLRELGLDAVIAIGGEGTLAGADRLAQDGLPVVGVPKTIDNDLQGTDYTFGFDTAVQIATDAMDRLRTTGESHHRCMVAEVMGRHVGWIALHSGMAAGAHAILIPEVRTPMEQVAEWVSQVHEKGRSPLVVVAEGFIPEGHDDPLSEAGVEASGRPRLGGIGEWVTREIEQMTGIETRNTVLGHIQRGGAPTATDRVLSTRFGMGAVDLVAERRWGQMVAANGTEIISIPMRAALRGLKSVPQARYDEAKVLFGR, encoded by the coding sequence ATGCGCGTCGGACTGCTCACCTCGGGCGGCGACTGCCCCGGACTGAACGCCGTGATCCGAGCCGCCGTGCTGCACGGCATCAAGACCCACGACATGGAGATGGTGGGCATCAGGGACGGGTGGGCGGGCCTGATCGACAAGAACGTCGAAGAGCTCCCCCGCACCCGCGTCCGCGGGCTCGCCAAGCAGGGCGGCACCATCATCGGCACCTCCCGCACCCACCCCTATGACGCCGACGGCGGCGGCTCGGAGAACATGCTGCGCAACCTGCGCGAGCTGGGCCTCGACGCGGTGATCGCCATCGGCGGCGAGGGCACCCTGGCCGGCGCCGACCGCCTGGCCCAGGACGGCCTGCCGGTGGTCGGTGTGCCGAAGACGATCGACAACGACCTGCAGGGCACCGACTACACGTTCGGCTTCGACACCGCGGTGCAGATCGCCACCGACGCGATGGACCGGCTGCGCACCACGGGTGAGTCCCACCACCGATGCATGGTGGCCGAGGTGATGGGCCGACACGTGGGCTGGATCGCCCTGCACTCCGGCATGGCGGCCGGCGCCCACGCGATCCTCATCCCCGAGGTCCGCACCCCCATGGAGCAGGTGGCCGAGTGGGTCTCCCAGGTGCACGAGAAGGGCCGTTCGCCGCTCGTGGTGGTGGCGGAGGGCTTCATCCCCGAGGGCCACGACGACCCGCTGTCCGAGGCCGGCGTGGAGGCCTCGGGCCGCCCGCGGCTCGGCGGGATCGGCGAGTGGGTGACCCGCGAGATCGAGCAGATGACTGGCATCGAGACGCGCAACACCGTGCTCGGCCACATCCAGCGCGGCGGCGCCCCCACCGCCACCGACCGCGTGCTCTCCACCCGCTTCGGCATGGGGGCCGTGGACCTCGTCGCGGAGCGGCGGTGGGGCCAGATGGTCGCGGCCAACGGCACGGAGATCATCTCCATCCCCATGCGCGCCGCCCTCAGGGGCCTCAAGTCCGTTCCGCAGGCGCGCTACGACGAGGCGAAGGTCCTCTTCGGCCGCTGA
- a CDS encoding pyridoxal phosphate-dependent aminotransferase: MAAPAHRVSARLSAIAPSATLAVDAKAKALKAAGRPVIGFGAGEPDFPTPDYIVETAVEAARDPRNHRYSPAAGLPELREAVAAKTLRDSGVALEPAQVLVTNGGKQAVYNTFAALLDPQDEVLVPSPFWTTYPEAIRLAGGVPVDVFAGPDTGYKVSVEQLEAARTERTKVLLFVSPSNPTGAVYSPEETRAIGEWALERGLWVVTDEIYEHLTYDGMPFTSIVAAVPGLADQAVILNGVAKTYAMTGWRVGWMAGPVDVIKAATNLQSHATSNVANVSQRAALAAVAGPLDAVDEMKTAFDRRRRAMVAAMDAVPGFSCPTPEGAFYAYVDVREALGRTYRGGVTPTTSAELAAFILEQAEVAVVPGEAFGPSGYLRLSYALGDDDLAEGVERIRALLSE; the protein is encoded by the coding sequence ATGGCTGCCCCCGCCCACCGCGTGTCCGCCCGGCTCTCCGCCATCGCCCCCTCGGCGACCCTCGCCGTCGACGCGAAGGCCAAGGCCCTCAAGGCGGCCGGCCGGCCCGTGATCGGCTTCGGCGCCGGCGAGCCCGACTTCCCCACCCCGGACTACATCGTCGAGACCGCCGTCGAGGCCGCCCGCGACCCGCGCAACCACCGCTACTCCCCCGCCGCCGGCCTGCCCGAGCTGCGGGAGGCCGTGGCCGCCAAGACCCTCCGCGACTCCGGCGTGGCGCTGGAGCCCGCCCAGGTCCTCGTGACCAACGGCGGCAAGCAGGCCGTCTACAACACCTTCGCCGCGCTCCTCGACCCGCAGGACGAGGTGCTCGTCCCCTCCCCGTTCTGGACCACGTACCCCGAGGCGATCCGGCTCGCCGGCGGCGTGCCCGTGGACGTGTTCGCCGGCCCCGACACGGGCTACAAGGTGAGCGTGGAGCAGCTCGAGGCCGCCCGCACGGAGCGCACCAAGGTGCTCCTCTTCGTGTCCCCGTCCAACCCCACCGGCGCCGTGTACTCCCCCGAGGAGACCCGGGCGATCGGCGAGTGGGCCCTCGAGCGCGGCCTCTGGGTGGTCACGGACGAGATCTACGAGCACCTCACCTACGACGGCATGCCCTTCACCTCGATCGTGGCGGCCGTACCCGGGCTCGCGGACCAGGCCGTCATCCTGAACGGCGTCGCGAAGACCTACGCCATGACGGGCTGGCGCGTGGGCTGGATGGCCGGGCCCGTCGACGTGATCAAGGCCGCCACCAATCTGCAGTCCCACGCCACCTCGAACGTCGCCAACGTCTCCCAGCGGGCGGCGCTGGCCGCCGTCGCCGGCCCCCTGGACGCCGTGGACGAGATGAAGACCGCGTTCGATCGGCGGCGCCGCGCCATGGTGGCGGCCATGGACGCGGTCCCGGGCTTCTCCTGCCCGACGCCGGAGGGCGCCTTCTACGCGTACGTGGACGTGCGCGAGGCGCTCGGCCGCACCTACCGCGGAGGCGTGACCCCCACGACCTCCGCCGAGCTCGCCGCGTTCATCCTCGAGCAGGCCGAGGTGGCCGTGGTGCCCGGCGAGGCCTTCGGGCCGTCCGGCTACCTCCGCCTGTCCTACGCCCTCGGCGACGACGACCTCGCCGAGGGCGTGGAACGCATCCGGGCCCTGCTCTCCGAGTGA
- the secE gene encoding preprotein translocase subunit SecE, whose amino-acid sequence MAATHGSSTPEPESQRRGPFGRIVLFLRQVVDELRKVVTPTSEELIRMTGVVLAFVAVMILLVMGLDWVFGTLAGLLFGAGPA is encoded by the coding sequence ATGGCGGCGACCCACGGGAGCTCGACTCCCGAGCCCGAGTCCCAGCGGCGTGGACCGTTCGGTCGGATCGTGCTGTTCCTGCGCCAGGTGGTCGACGAGCTCCGCAAGGTGGTCACGCCCACCAGCGAGGAGCTGATCCGCATGACCGGCGTCGTGCTCGCCTTCGTGGCCGTCATGATCCTCCTGGTCATGGGTCTGGACTGGGTGTTCGGCACCCTCGCCGGTCTGCTGTTCGGCGCGGGTCCCGCCTGA
- the nusG gene encoding transcription termination/antitermination protein NusG: MSEQELDRQDVEESADTTTVQEADLAIAEGQTEAMTAEDAEEQLEEALAEAVQDEDAPVAEEAAAVDAGEELRTRLRRQPGDWYVVHTYAGYEKRVKTNLEARVQTQDMEDAIYEIEVPMEEVVEIKNTTRKIVSRVRIPGYVLVRMDLDDASWGVVRHTSGVTGFVGNDAHHPQPLTLDEVYDMLAPSVIQQAAREAEKAGLAPQATAESGAPSAPAIHVDFEVGESVTVNDGPFETLPATISEIKPEAQQLVVLVSIFERETPVTLSFNQVTKVI; this comes from the coding sequence GTGTCCGAGCAGGAACTGGATCGTCAGGACGTCGAGGAGTCGGCTGACACCACCACCGTGCAGGAGGCCGACCTCGCGATCGCCGAGGGTCAGACCGAGGCCATGACCGCCGAGGACGCCGAGGAGCAGCTCGAGGAGGCCCTCGCCGAGGCCGTGCAGGACGAGGACGCCCCGGTCGCCGAGGAGGCCGCCGCCGTCGACGCCGGCGAGGAGCTGCGCACCCGCCTGCGCCGCCAGCCGGGCGACTGGTACGTCGTCCACACCTACGCCGGCTACGAGAAGCGCGTGAAGACGAACCTCGAGGCCCGTGTCCAGACCCAGGACATGGAGGACGCGATCTACGAGATCGAGGTCCCCATGGAGGAGGTCGTGGAGATCAAGAACACCACGCGCAAGATCGTCAGCCGCGTCCGCATCCCCGGCTACGTCCTCGTGCGCATGGACCTCGACGACGCCTCGTGGGGCGTCGTGCGCCACACCTCCGGCGTCACCGGCTTCGTGGGCAACGACGCCCACCACCCGCAGCCGCTCACGCTCGACGAGGTGTACGACATGCTCGCCCCGTCCGTGATCCAGCAGGCCGCCCGCGAGGCGGAGAAGGCGGGCCTCGCCCCGCAGGCCACCGCCGAGTCCGGTGCCCCGTCCGCGCCCGCGATCCACGTCGACTTCGAGGTCGGCGAGTCCGTCACGGTCAACGACGGCCCGTTCGAGACGCTCCCGGCCACGATCTCCGAGATCAAGCCGGAGGCCCAGCAGCTGGTGGTGCTCGTCTCGATCTTCGAGCGCGAGACCCCCGTGACCCTGTCCTTCAACCAGGTGACCAAGGTCATCTGA
- the rplK gene encoding 50S ribosomal protein L11: MAPKKKVAGLIKLQIQAGAANPAPPIGPALGQHGVNIMEFCKAYNAATEAQRGNVIPVEITVYEDRSFTFITKTPPAVELIKKAAGVQKGSATPHTAKVGTLTQAQCEEIAQSKMEDLNANDVQAAAKIIAGTARSMGITVEG; the protein is encoded by the coding sequence ATGGCTCCCAAGAAGAAGGTCGCCGGTCTGATCAAGCTTCAGATCCAGGCCGGCGCGGCCAACCCGGCCCCGCCCATCGGCCCGGCCCTCGGCCAGCACGGCGTGAACATCATGGAGTTCTGCAAGGCCTACAACGCGGCCACCGAGGCCCAGCGCGGCAACGTCATCCCGGTCGAGATCACCGTGTACGAGGACCGCTCGTTCACGTTCATCACCAAGACCCCGCCGGCCGTCGAGCTCATCAAGAAGGCCGCGGGCGTCCAGAAGGGCTCCGCCACCCCGCACACCGCCAAGGTCGGCACGCTGACCCAGGCCCAGTGCGAGGAGATCGCCCAGTCCAAGATGGAGGACCTGAACGCCAACGACGTGCAGGCCGCCGCCAAGATCATCGCCGGCACCGCCCGTTCCATGGGCATCACCGTCGAGGGCTGA
- the rplA gene encoding 50S ribosomal protein L1: MAQRSKAYKAAKAAIGDTLYSPSEAIALAKETNPSKTDATVEVALRLSVDPRKADQMVRGSVSLPHGTGKTARVVVFATGERAEAARAAGADVVGDDDLIAKISEGWVDFDAAVASPELMGKVGRLGKVLGPRNLMPNPKTGTVTPDVAKAVADIKGGKIDFRVDKHSNLHFIIGKTSFEAKQLVENYAAALEEVLRLKPASSKGRYISKATVATTFGPGVPMDPNAVAPKGDEA, translated from the coding sequence ATGGCACAGCGCAGCAAGGCATACAAGGCGGCCAAGGCCGCGATCGGGGACACGCTGTACTCCCCGTCCGAGGCGATCGCCCTCGCCAAGGAGACCAACCCCTCGAAGACCGACGCCACCGTGGAGGTCGCCCTCCGTCTGTCGGTCGACCCTCGCAAGGCCGACCAGATGGTGCGCGGCTCCGTCAGCCTGCCCCACGGCACCGGCAAGACCGCCCGCGTGGTCGTGTTCGCCACCGGTGAGCGCGCCGAGGCCGCCCGCGCCGCCGGCGCCGACGTGGTGGGCGACGACGACCTGATCGCCAAGATCTCCGAGGGCTGGGTGGACTTCGACGCCGCCGTGGCCTCCCCGGAGCTCATGGGCAAGGTCGGCCGCCTGGGCAAGGTGCTCGGCCCCCGCAACCTGATGCCGAACCCCAAGACCGGCACCGTGACCCCGGACGTGGCGAAGGCCGTGGCCGACATCAAGGGCGGCAAGATCGACTTCCGCGTCGACAAGCACTCGAACCTGCACTTCATCATCGGCAAGACCTCCTTCGAGGCCAAGCAGCTGGTCGAGAACTACGCCGCCGCGCTCGAGGAGGTGCTCCGTCTGAAGCCCGCCTCCTCCAAGGGCCGGTACATCTCCAAGGCCACCGTGGCCACCACCTTCGGCCCGGGCGTCCCGATGGACCCCAACGCCGTGGCCCCCAAGGGCGACGAGGCCTGA
- the rplJ gene encoding 50S ribosomal protein L10: MATSAKESAVAELADLFRSSSAAVLTEYRGLTVSELKELRDSLRQDATYAVAKNTLAEIAAKDAGVEGLEAHLAGPTAIAFVTGDPVSVAKALRDFAKDHEKLVLKGGYMDGQPLDEAGIRQLADLESREVLLAKFAGAMKGSMSKAAALFQAPLSKTARTVEALRAQQDQAA; the protein is encoded by the coding sequence ATGGCGACGTCCGCGAAGGAGTCGGCGGTGGCCGAGCTGGCGGACCTGTTCCGCAGCTCGAGCGCCGCTGTCCTGACGGAATACCGTGGCCTGACGGTGTCCGAGCTCAAGGAGCTCCGTGACTCCCTCCGTCAGGATGCGACCTACGCCGTGGCGAAGAACACGCTCGCCGAGATCGCCGCGAAGGACGCCGGCGTGGAGGGCCTCGAGGCCCACCTCGCCGGTCCCACCGCGATCGCGTTCGTGACCGGTGACCCGGTCAGCGTCGCGAAGGCGCTGCGTGACTTCGCCAAGGACCACGAGAAGCTCGTGCTCAAGGGCGGCTACATGGACGGCCAGCCCCTGGACGAGGCCGGCATCAGGCAGCTCGCGGACCTCGAGTCCCGCGAGGTGCTGCTGGCCAAGTTCGCCGGCGCGATGAAGGGCAGCATGTCCAAGGCCGCCGCCCTGTTCCAGGCCCCGCTGTCCAAGACCGCCCGCACGGTCGAGGCCCTCCGGGCCCAGCAGGACCAGGCTGCCTGA
- the rplL gene encoding 50S ribosomal protein L7/L12, with protein MAKLTTEELLAAFEELTLIELSEFIEAFEEKFDVTAAAPVAMAAAGAPAGGAAEAAEEKDEFDVVLESAGDKKIGVIKEVRALTSLGLKEAKDLVDGAPKPVLEGVNKETAEKAKEQLEGAGATVTLK; from the coding sequence ATGGCCAAGCTGACCACCGAAGAGCTGCTCGCCGCGTTCGAGGAGCTGACCCTCATCGAGCTGTCCGAGTTCATCGAGGCGTTCGAGGAGAAGTTCGACGTCACCGCCGCCGCCCCCGTGGCGATGGCCGCTGCCGGCGCCCCCGCCGGCGGTGCCGCCGAGGCCGCCGAGGAGAAGGACGAGTTCGACGTCGTCCTCGAGTCCGCCGGCGACAAGAAGATCGGCGTCATCAAGGAGGTGCGCGCCCTGACCTCCCTCGGTCTGAAGGAGGCCAAGGACCTCGTCGACGGCGCCCCCAAGCCGGTCCTCGAGGGCGTCAACAAGGAGACCGCCGAGAAGGCCAAGGAGCAGCTCGAGGGCGCCGGCGCGACCGTCACCCTGAAGTGA
- a CDS encoding acyltransferase family protein, with amino-acid sequence MTSAPTAPATPRRPGSRLQALDATRLAAALAVVLYHWTAWHHGEWDGGDTVALEVWPVLGRLFSLGSLGVQLFFMVSGFVILLSALGRSPARYLGSRVGRLYPAYWVAVLMAGFLLFVVWPEAGEGHHPVEVLTNLTMLQGAIGDGQPHLDGVYWTLWIELKFYATVLVLLLLRWTTPGRLLAFAVLWPAVGSALWWAVREHVQASSAVSDWLFPEYSALFGVGIALFLVHRHGHSPARWAAVTVTAVLAIGWSTRIQTRETLATTGLAVPSWVVAGVVAAMVVWVALATVGPPARWHVPGAATAGALTYPLYLHHQLWGWWLIGRLMPHLGPRPTLAAVLALLLVWSWVVHRWVERPLGPRLRDGATRLFARVPGLGADPARPGGPDSTVRPA; translated from the coding sequence ATGACCTCCGCCCCGACTGCTCCCGCGACGCCGCGACGCCCCGGGTCCCGACTGCAGGCCCTCGACGCCACGCGCCTGGCGGCCGCCCTGGCCGTGGTCCTCTACCACTGGACGGCCTGGCACCACGGCGAGTGGGACGGCGGGGACACCGTGGCGCTGGAGGTCTGGCCCGTGCTCGGCCGGCTGTTCAGCCTGGGCTCGCTCGGCGTGCAGCTGTTCTTCATGGTCTCCGGCTTCGTGATCCTGCTGTCGGCCCTGGGGCGGAGCCCGGCGCGCTACCTGGGCTCGCGTGTGGGCCGTCTCTACCCGGCGTACTGGGTGGCGGTGCTGATGGCGGGGTTCCTCCTCTTCGTGGTGTGGCCGGAGGCGGGGGAGGGGCACCACCCCGTCGAGGTGCTCACGAACCTCACGATGCTCCAGGGTGCGATCGGCGACGGCCAGCCGCACCTGGACGGCGTCTACTGGACCCTCTGGATCGAGCTGAAGTTCTACGCGACCGTGCTCGTCCTCCTCCTGCTGCGGTGGACCACGCCGGGCCGCCTGCTGGCCTTCGCGGTCCTGTGGCCGGCCGTCGGGTCGGCCCTGTGGTGGGCCGTCCGTGAGCACGTGCAGGCGTCGTCCGCCGTCTCGGACTGGCTCTTCCCCGAGTACTCCGCGCTGTTCGGGGTGGGCATCGCGCTGTTCCTCGTCCACCGGCACGGCCACAGTCCGGCCCGGTGGGCGGCCGTCACGGTGACCGCCGTCCTGGCGATCGGGTGGAGCACGCGCATCCAGACGCGGGAGACGCTGGCCACCACCGGACTGGCCGTGCCGTCCTGGGTCGTGGCCGGCGTCGTGGCCGCGATGGTGGTCTGGGTGGCGCTGGCGACCGTGGGCCCGCCGGCCCGCTGGCACGTGCCCGGGGCGGCCACGGCCGGGGCGCTGACCTATCCGCTGTACCTCCACCACCAGCTGTGGGGCTGGTGGCTGATCGGGCGCCTCATGCCCCACCTGGGTCCGCGGCCCACGCTGGCGGCCGTCCTCGCCCTCCTCCTGGTGTGGTCCTGGGTGGTGCACCGGTGGGTGGAGAGGCCGCTGGGGCCGCGACTGCGGGACGGGGCCACGCGCCTGTTCGCACGGGTCCCCGGCCTCGGGGCGGACCCGGCGCGGCCCGGAGGGCCTGACTCCACGGTCCGGCCCGCCTGA